Proteins co-encoded in one Syngnathoides biaculeatus isolate LvHL_M chromosome 22, ASM1980259v1, whole genome shotgun sequence genomic window:
- the LOC133495464 gene encoding oocyte zinc finger protein XlCOF8.4-like: MRGRKRLDCNDIENLHSEWQEQEPPHIKKEDDDEEINEIKEEEKLQSPHIQKRVNEKHFLIMEEKDEEAITNLPGTVVILTNEGQYVTNESNRDHSGGLRPDVPLPPQSDSDDTSHSSDYDDDDEESERHQANYIDNGRSSQCRKAIVYQNELINPVRTHCGEKPFACFICGKGFNKKTSLKTHNRKHTGEKPFYCSICGQRFTQKVHLTSHIRRHNGERPFAYSLCGQTFSNSGDLKRHVRTHSGEKPFACSICGKRLSRKRQLTLPYRALNHAT, translated from the coding sequence ATGACATTGAAAATCTTCATTCTGAGTGGCAGGAGCAAGAACCCCCTCACATAAAaaaggaggatgatgatgaagaaatCAACGAgatcaaagaggaggagaagttACAGTCTCCTCACATTCAAAAACGGGTGAACGAAAAGCACTTCCTCATCATGGAGGAAAAGGACGAAGAGGCTATCACAAATTTGCCTGGGACTGTTGTCATTTTGACAAATGAAGGACAATACGTGACAAATGAAAGTAATAGAGACCACAGTGGAGGATTACGACCAGACGTCCCTTTACCTCCACAGTCAGATAGTGATGACACGTCACACTCTTCTgactatgatgatgatgatgaagagtcTGAAAGGCATCAAGCAAATTACATTGACAATGGGAGAAGTTCTCAGTGTAGGAAAGCTATTGTTTATCAAAACGAATTGATAAACCCTGTGAGAACACATTGTGGAGAGAAGCCTTTTGCCTGTTTCATTTGTGGGAAAGGGTTCAACAAGAAGACATccttaaaaacacacaacagaaaacacactggtgaaaaacctttttaCTGCTCAATTtgcggtcaaagattcactcaaaaGGTACATTTGACATCACATATAAGAAGACACAATGGTGAGAGACCTTTTGCCTACTCACTTTGTGGACAAACATTCTCTAACAGTGGGGATTTGAAAAGACACGTGAGAACACAttctggagagaaaccttttgcctgctcaatATGCGGTAAACGATTGTCTCGAAAGAGACAATTGACCcttccgtacagggcacttaaccacgccacctga